A window of the Bacteroides thetaiotaomicron VPI-5482 genome harbors these coding sequences:
- the gcvH gene encoding glycine cleavage system protein GcvH, producing MNFPQNLKYTNEHEWIRVEGDIAYVGITDYAQEQLGDIVFVDIPTVGETLEAGETFGTIEVVKTISDLFLPLAGEILEQNEALEENPELVNKDPYGEGWLIKMKPADASAAEDLLDAEAYKAVVNG from the coding sequence ATGAACTTTCCACAGAACTTGAAGTACACGAATGAACACGAGTGGATTCGCGTAGAAGGAGACATCGCTTACGTAGGTATCACAGATTACGCACAGGAACAACTGGGCGATATTGTATTCGTTGATATTCCTACCGTAGGAGAAACGTTGGAAGCCGGAGAAACTTTCGGAACGATTGAAGTGGTAAAGACCATTTCCGATCTTTTCTTACCGTTGGCAGGCGAGATACTCGAACAGAACGAAGCTTTGGAAGAAAATCCGGAGCTGGTAAACAAAGACCCTTACGGCGAAGGCTGGCTGATCAAGATGAAGCCTGCTGATGCCAGTGCTGCGGAAGACCTGCTCGATGCCGAAGCATACAAGGCAGTGGTCAACGGCTGA
- the rpoN gene encoding RNA polymerase factor sigma-54 produces MAQGSRQIQSQAQQQIQTLSPQQILVVKLLELPAVELEDRIHAELLENPALEEGKEDAATDEYAGGVSPEEGMDNDANDYDSLSDYLTEDDIPDYKLQENNRSRDEQAEDIPFSDATSFYEILKEQLRERNLTEHQCELVEYLIGSLDDDGLLRKSLESICDELAIYAGIESTEEELEEALCILQDFDPAGIGARNLQECLMIQILRKKSEEKKPSPILNLEERIISDCYEEFTRKHWEKIIKKLDVREETFNEAIAEITKLNPRPGASLGETIGRNLQQIVPDFLVDTYDDGTINVSLNNRNVPELRMSRDFTEMVEEHTKNKANQSKESKEAMMFLKQKMDAAQGFIDAVKQRQNTLMTTMQAIIDLQRPFFLEGDESLLKPMILKDVAERTGLDISTISRVSNSKYVQTNFGIYPLKFFFSDGYTTEDGEEMSVREIRKILKECIDGEDKKKPLTDDELADILKEKGYPIARRTVAKYRQQLNIPVARLRK; encoded by the coding sequence ATGGCACAAGGTTCCCGTCAAATACAATCGCAGGCGCAACAGCAGATACAAACGCTATCGCCACAGCAGATTCTGGTCGTGAAGTTGTTGGAGCTTCCCGCAGTTGAGCTGGAAGACCGTATCCATGCTGAACTATTGGAAAATCCGGCGCTTGAAGAAGGCAAAGAAGACGCTGCTACAGATGAATATGCCGGTGGCGTCAGTCCGGAAGAAGGCATGGATAACGATGCCAATGATTATGATTCTTTAAGTGATTATCTCACCGAAGACGATATCCCCGACTATAAATTGCAGGAGAACAACCGCTCGCGGGACGAGCAGGCGGAAGATATTCCTTTCTCCGACGCCACCTCTTTTTATGAAATCCTGAAAGAACAACTCCGTGAACGTAACCTGACCGAACACCAATGCGAACTGGTGGAATATCTGATCGGTTCGCTGGACGATGACGGACTGCTCCGTAAATCGCTGGAAAGTATCTGTGACGAACTGGCTATCTACGCCGGTATCGAATCTACGGAAGAAGAACTGGAAGAGGCTCTGTGCATCCTGCAGGACTTTGACCCGGCAGGTATCGGAGCACGCAACCTTCAGGAATGTCTGATGATACAGATTCTCCGCAAGAAGAGCGAAGAGAAGAAGCCGTCGCCGATATTGAACCTGGAAGAGCGCATCATCAGTGACTGTTATGAAGAATTTACCCGGAAGCACTGGGAGAAAATCATTAAGAAACTGGATGTCAGAGAAGAGACTTTCAATGAGGCGATTGCCGAAATAACCAAGTTGAATCCCCGTCCGGGCGCTTCGCTCGGAGAGACCATCGGAAGAAACCTACAGCAGATTGTTCCCGATTTTCTGGTGGATACCTACGATGACGGAACGATTAACGTAAGCCTGAATAACCGCAATGTTCCCGAACTCCGGATGAGCCGCGACTTTACCGAGATGGTGGAGGAGCATACCAAAAATAAGGCGAACCAGTCCAAAGAGTCGAAAGAAGCCATGATGTTCCTGAAACAGAAGATGGATGCGGCACAAGGATTTATCGATGCGGTGAAGCAGCGGCAGAATACATTGATGACTACCATGCAGGCGATTATCGACTTGCAACGTCCTTTCTTCCTCGAAGGCGACGAGTCATTGCTGAAACCGATGATTCTCAAAGATGTGGCAGAACGTACCGGACTGGATATCTCTACGATTTCCCGTGTCAGCAACAGCAAATACGTACAGACCAACTTCGGCATCTATCCGCTTAAATTCTTCTTCAGCGATGGCTATACGACGGAAGACGGAGAGGAAATGTCCGTACGCGAGATACGTAAGATTCTGAAAGAATGCATTGACGGAGAAGACAAAAAGAAACCGCTGACAGATGACGAACTGGCGGATATCCTGAAGGAAAAAGGCTATCCTATCGCCCGCCGTACGGTGGCGAAATACCGTCAGCAGTTGAATATACCGGTGGCAAGACTGAGAAAGTGA
- the purE gene encoding 5-(carboxyamino)imidazole ribonucleotide mutase, translated as MTPIVSIIMGSTSDLPVMEKAAQLLNDMHVPFEMNALSAHRTPEAVEEFAKNARSRGIKVIIAAAGMAAALPGVIAANTTLPVIGVPVKGSVLDGVDALYSIIQMPPGIPVATVAINGAMNAAILAIQMLALSDAALAEAFAAYKEGLKKKIVKANEELKEVKFEYKTN; from the coding sequence ATGACTCCAATTGTAAGTATCATCATGGGTAGCACGTCCGACCTTCCTGTTATGGAGAAGGCTGCGCAACTGCTGAATGATATGCATGTACCGTTCGAAATGAACGCCCTTTCTGCTCACCGCACGCCGGAGGCTGTGGAAGAGTTTGCCAAAAATGCCCGTAGCCGTGGCATTAAAGTAATCATCGCTGCTGCCGGAATGGCTGCCGCCCTTCCGGGTGTCATCGCAGCCAACACAACACTTCCGGTGATCGGAGTACCTGTAAAAGGCTCTGTGCTCGACGGTGTAGACGCTCTGTACTCCATCATTCAGATGCCTCCGGGCATTCCTGTGGCTACGGTTGCTATCAATGGAGCGATGAATGCGGCTATCCTTGCCATTCAGATGCTTGCATTGAGCGATGCCGCATTGGCTGAGGCTTTTGCTGCTTACAAAGAAGGACTGAAAAAGAAAATCGTAAAGGCAAACGAAGAACTGAAAGAAGTGAAGTTCGAATATAAAACCAATTAA